A region of Streptomyces cinnamoneus DNA encodes the following proteins:
- the pstB gene encoding phosphate ABC transporter ATP-binding protein PstB, with product MAKRIDVSGLTAYYGSHKAIEDISMTVEPRSVTAFIGPSGCGKSTFLRTLNRMHEVTPGGRVEGKVMLDDENLYGAGVDPVSVRRTVGMVFQRPNPFPTMSIYDNVAAGIRLNGDRVRKAELDTIVEKSLKGANLWKEVKDRLNKPGAGLSGGQQQRLCIARAIAVEPQVLLMDEPCSALDPISTLAIEDLIGELKERFTIVIVTHNMQQAARVSDRTAFFNLAGVGQPGKLVEIDDTERIFSNPSVQATEDYISGRFG from the coding sequence ATGGCCAAGCGAATCGACGTCAGCGGCCTGACTGCCTACTACGGCTCCCACAAGGCCATCGAGGACATCTCGATGACTGTGGAGCCCCGCTCCGTGACCGCCTTCATCGGCCCCTCCGGCTGCGGCAAGTCCACCTTCCTGCGCACCCTGAACCGCATGCACGAGGTCACCCCCGGCGGCCGCGTCGAGGGCAAGGTGATGCTGGACGACGAGAACCTCTACGGCGCCGGGGTCGACCCCGTCTCCGTCCGCCGCACGGTCGGCATGGTCTTCCAGCGGCCGAACCCCTTCCCGACCATGTCCATCTACGACAACGTCGCGGCCGGCATCCGCCTCAACGGCGACCGCGTCCGCAAGGCCGAGCTGGACACGATCGTGGAGAAGTCCCTCAAGGGCGCCAACCTCTGGAAGGAGGTCAAGGACCGCCTGAACAAGCCGGGCGCCGGCCTCTCCGGCGGTCAGCAGCAGCGACTGTGCATCGCTCGGGCCATCGCGGTCGAGCCGCAGGTCCTGCTGATGGACGAGCCCTGCTCGGCGCTCGACCCGATCTCCACGCTCGCCATCGAGGACCTCATCGGCGAGCTGAAGGAGCGGTTCACGATCGTCATCGTCACCCACAACATGCAGCAGGCGGCCCGCGTCTCCGACCGCACCGCCTTCTTCAACCTGGCCGGAGTGGGCCAGCCGGGCAAGCTCGTGGAGATCGACGACACGGAGCGCATCTTCTCCAACCCGTCGGTCCAGGCCACGGAGGACTACATCTCGGGCCGCTTCGGATAG
- a CDS encoding serine/threonine-protein kinase: protein MLIAGRYRLGEPLGRGGMGEVWQGHDEVLGRQVAVKLLLGDDGDENAAMRFRMEAQTAARLNHPQVVGVYDFGEWEGRFYLVMELVQGPSLAAELSTRGVLRPRRVARLAAQAASGLAAAHRQGVVHRDIKPGNLMVDATSDTLKIGDFGIARFVDETSAALTRAGHIVGTSTYLAPERALGRTAGPESDVYALGCVLYQLLVGEPPFWADSPTSLLYLHVDTPPVPPRQRRPEVPYAFDAYLLRMLAKQPEERPSAQEAADFFAGTAWQDTPQPLPPVVAPAPVPPMPTTAPAVASPQPSAPAVPRALRRETTTTYALPSSTPLWRRRPKVVLGAAAGAAAFVVAALAGSALFGGDGGDAAPPGRHPARNAVPADATERPSR, encoded by the coding sequence GTGCTGATTGCTGGTCGGTACCGGCTGGGGGAGCCGCTCGGCCGCGGTGGCATGGGCGAAGTCTGGCAGGGCCACGACGAGGTGCTGGGCCGTCAGGTCGCGGTCAAGCTGCTGCTGGGCGACGACGGGGACGAGAACGCGGCGATGCGCTTCCGCATGGAGGCCCAGACCGCCGCTCGCCTGAATCACCCGCAGGTGGTCGGCGTGTACGACTTCGGCGAGTGGGAGGGCCGCTTCTACCTGGTCATGGAGCTGGTCCAGGGTCCGAGCCTGGCGGCCGAGCTGAGCACGCGCGGCGTGCTCCGGCCGCGCCGGGTCGCCCGGCTCGCGGCCCAGGCCGCGTCCGGCCTGGCGGCCGCGCACCGGCAGGGAGTGGTCCACCGGGACATCAAGCCCGGCAATCTGATGGTGGACGCCACGAGCGACACCCTGAAGATCGGCGACTTCGGCATCGCCCGCTTCGTCGACGAGACCTCGGCCGCGCTGACGCGGGCGGGGCACATCGTCGGCACGAGCACGTATCTCGCGCCCGAACGGGCGCTGGGGCGTACCGCGGGTCCGGAGTCGGACGTGTACGCCCTGGGATGCGTGCTGTACCAGCTGTTGGTGGGAGAGCCGCCGTTCTGGGCGGACAGCCCGACCTCGCTGCTCTACCTGCACGTGGACACCCCGCCCGTACCGCCGCGCCAGCGCCGGCCCGAGGTGCCGTACGCCTTCGACGCCTATCTGCTGCGGATGCTGGCGAAGCAGCCGGAGGAGCGGCCGTCGGCGCAGGAGGCGGCGGACTTCTTCGCGGGCACCGCCTGGCAGGACACCCCGCAGCCGCTGCCGCCCGTCGTGGCTCCGGCGCCCGTACCGCCCATGCCGACGACGGCGCCGGCCGTCGCGTCACCGCAGCCGTCGGCCCCGGCCGTTCCGCGTGCGCTGCGCCGGGAGACGACGACCACGTACGCGCTGCCGTCCTCGACGCCGCTGTGGCGGCGCCGGCCGAAGGTCGTGCTGGGGGCGGCAGCCGGTGCGGCGGCGTTCGTGGTGGCGGCGCTGGCCGGCTCGGCGCTGTTCGGCGGGGACGGCGGGGACGCCGCTCCACCCGGTCGGCATCCGGCGCGGAACGCGGTCCCGGCGGACGCCACGGAGCGGCCCTCGCGATAG
- a CDS encoding SCO6880 family protein: MTVPAQSQPIAARRTYLIGRARPNAVVGKNRETGEITLIIAGAFVGMMCGLLVPVLPLRIVTLTGFPALSLAAVYVPYKGRTFFKWFEINRSYKRTLRHSATYRSAASEAGTRLDGREVEVGPPPGIGRITWLAAPFGPDEIAVLLHADRRTVTAAIEIEGPGVGLRDSEDQEALVERFGTLLKHVANGDGYVTRIQMLARTLPADPDAHAKDVERRGDGRAPDWLKDSYDQLQSMVSTSSEQHRAYLVACMHYSRELAAEAQAIARASRHDGGKRRLDRDGGLAVVMARELTDICARLAEADIRVRQPLGQGRLASLVHSMYDPDHPIDHIQAMTKRNAWPAELDAMEPTYLQAKTRESTTRAPWCHSTAWVKEWPMTPVGVNFLAPLLVHTPDVIRTVAVCMDLEPTDVAIERMLTEKTNDDADASRAAKMNRVVDPRDVAHHSRVDQRGEDLASGAAGVNLVGYITVSSRSPEALARDKRTIRASAGKSYLKLEWCDREHHRAFVNTLPFATGIRR; this comes from the coding sequence TTGACGGTCCCGGCCCAGTCCCAGCCGATCGCGGCCCGCCGTACGTATCTGATCGGCCGCGCGCGCCCCAACGCGGTCGTCGGCAAGAACCGGGAGACCGGCGAGATCACGCTGATCATCGCGGGCGCGTTCGTGGGCATGATGTGCGGCCTGCTGGTACCGGTCCTGCCCCTGCGGATCGTCACGCTCACCGGGTTCCCGGCCCTGTCGCTGGCCGCCGTGTACGTCCCGTACAAGGGCCGCACGTTCTTCAAGTGGTTCGAGATCAACCGCTCGTACAAACGCACCCTGCGCCACAGCGCCACCTATCGCTCCGCCGCCAGCGAGGCCGGCACGCGCCTGGACGGGCGCGAGGTCGAGGTCGGACCGCCGCCGGGCATCGGGCGGATCACCTGGCTGGCCGCCCCCTTCGGGCCGGACGAGATCGCCGTGCTGCTGCACGCCGACCGGCGCACGGTGACCGCGGCGATCGAGATCGAGGGCCCGGGCGTCGGCCTGCGCGACTCGGAGGACCAGGAGGCACTGGTCGAACGGTTCGGCACGCTCCTGAAGCACGTCGCCAACGGCGACGGCTACGTCACCCGCATCCAGATGCTCGCCCGGACGCTGCCCGCCGACCCCGACGCGCACGCCAAGGACGTCGAGCGGCGCGGCGACGGCCGGGCGCCGGACTGGCTCAAGGACTCCTACGACCAGCTGCAGTCGATGGTGTCGACGTCCTCGGAGCAGCACCGCGCCTATCTGGTCGCCTGCATGCACTACAGCCGTGAACTGGCCGCCGAGGCCCAGGCCATCGCCCGTGCCTCCCGGCACGACGGCGGCAAGCGCCGGCTGGACCGCGACGGGGGCCTCGCGGTGGTCATGGCGCGCGAGCTGACGGACATCTGCGCGCGGCTGGCCGAGGCCGACATCCGGGTGCGGCAGCCGCTGGGGCAGGGGCGGCTGGCGTCGCTCGTGCACTCGATGTACGACCCCGACCACCCCATCGACCACATCCAGGCGATGACCAAGCGCAACGCCTGGCCCGCCGAGCTCGACGCCATGGAGCCCACCTACCTCCAGGCGAAGACCCGCGAGTCCACCACCCGCGCGCCGTGGTGCCACTCCACCGCGTGGGTGAAGGAGTGGCCGATGACACCCGTGGGCGTCAACTTCCTCGCCCCGCTCCTCGTCCACACCCCGGACGTGATCCGCACGGTCGCGGTCTGCATGGACCTGGAGCCGACCGACGTGGCCATCGAGCGCATGCTGACGGAGAAGACGAACGACGACGCCGACGCCTCCCGCGCCGCCAAGATGAACCGCGTCGTCGACCCGCGCGACGTCGCCCACCACTCCCGCGTCGACCAGCGCGGTGAGGACCTCGCCAGCGGCGCGGCGGGCGTCAACCTCGTCGGGTACATCACCGTCTCGTCGCGCTCCCCCGAGGCGCTGGCGCGCGACAAGCGGACCATAAGAGCCTCGGCCGGCAAGAGCTACCTCAAGCTCGAGTGGTGCGACCGCGAGCACCACCGGGCGTTCGTCAACACGCTGCCGTTCGCGACCGGCATCCGACGATAG
- a CDS encoding DUF47 domain-containing protein encodes MRFRLTPRETSFYDMFAASADNIVTGSKLLMELLGADTSARAEIAERMRAAEHAGDDATHAIFHQLNSSFITPFDREDIYTLAGSLDDIMDFMEEAVDLVVLYQVEELPKGVEQQIEVLARAAELTAEAMPNLRTMTNLTEYWIEVNRLENQADQIHRKLLAQLFNGKYDAIEVLKLKQIVDVLEEAADAFEHVANTVETIAVKES; translated from the coding sequence GTGCGCTTTCGTCTGACCCCCAGGGAGACGAGCTTCTACGACATGTTCGCCGCCTCCGCGGACAACATCGTCACGGGCTCCAAGCTCCTGATGGAACTGCTCGGAGCGGACACGTCCGCCCGCGCTGAGATCGCCGAACGGATGCGGGCCGCGGAGCACGCGGGGGACGACGCGACGCATGCGATCTTCCACCAGCTGAACTCCTCTTTCATCACGCCGTTCGACCGCGAGGACATCTACACCCTCGCGGGTTCGCTCGACGACATCATGGATTTCATGGAAGAGGCGGTCGACCTGGTCGTCCTCTACCAGGTCGAGGAATTGCCGAAGGGCGTCGAGCAGCAGATCGAGGTTCTCGCGCGGGCCGCCGAGCTGACCGCCGAGGCCATGCCGAACCTGCGCACCATGACGAACCTGACCGAGTACTGGATCGAGGTGAACCGGCTCGAGAACCAGGCCGACCAGATTCACCGCAAGCTCCTCGCTCAGCTCTTCAACGGCAAGTACGACGCCATCGAGGTGCTCAAGCTCAAGCAGATCGTGGACGTCCTGGAAGAGGCCGCCGACGCCTTCGAGCACGTGGCGAACACGGTCGAGACCATCGCGGTCAAGGAGTCCTGA
- a CDS encoding ATP-binding protein, with protein sequence MLDPLATVTEAFTSFLFGKVETTRLPVRTSTGQAQAVYLPTAAPGLGDSGVIIGREVYSGKGYIYDPFQLYGQQLPAPHWLVLGESGNGKSALEKTYVLRQLRFRDRQVVVLDAQGEDGVGEWNLIAQQLGITPIRLDPMAALDGGIRLNPLDPAITTTGQLALLRTIIEVATGRGLDERAGFALKVAHAYVNETILDRQPVLTDIVEQLRHPEAESAESMNVDIDDVRAWGLDVALVLDRLVDGDLRGMFDGPTTAGIDLDAPLIVFDLSHIDRNSIAMPILMAIVGVWLEHTWIRPDRKKRIFLVEEAWHIINSPFVAQLFQRLLKFGRRLGLSFVAVVHHLSDVVDGAAAKEAAAILKMASTRTIYAQKADEARATGRVLGLPRWAVEIIPTLTPGIAVWDVNGNVQVVKHLITDAERPLVYTDRAMTEDGDRTHELAAEAAAAERAAAAMEAHAAYEGSYGTYGSTEPTVA encoded by the coding sequence GTGCTCGATCCGCTCGCCACCGTCACCGAAGCGTTCACCAGTTTCCTGTTCGGCAAGGTCGAGACCACCCGTCTGCCCGTCCGCACCTCGACCGGTCAGGCGCAGGCCGTCTACCTCCCCACCGCCGCTCCCGGCCTCGGCGACTCGGGCGTGATCATCGGGCGTGAGGTGTACTCCGGCAAGGGCTACATCTACGACCCCTTCCAGCTCTACGGCCAGCAGCTGCCGGCCCCGCACTGGCTCGTCCTCGGCGAGTCCGGCAACGGCAAGTCGGCGCTCGAGAAGACGTACGTCCTGCGCCAGCTGCGCTTCCGCGACCGGCAGGTCGTCGTCCTCGACGCCCAGGGCGAGGACGGCGTCGGCGAGTGGAACCTCATCGCGCAGCAGCTGGGCATAACCCCCATCCGGCTGGACCCGATGGCCGCTCTGGACGGCGGCATCCGGCTCAACCCGCTCGACCCGGCCATCACCACCACCGGTCAGCTGGCGCTCCTGCGCACGATCATCGAGGTCGCCACTGGACGCGGGCTGGACGAGCGGGCCGGCTTCGCGCTCAAGGTCGCCCACGCCTACGTCAACGAGACGATCCTCGACCGGCAGCCCGTTCTGACGGACATCGTCGAGCAGTTGCGCCACCCCGAGGCCGAGTCGGCGGAGTCGATGAACGTCGACATAGACGACGTGCGGGCGTGGGGCCTGGACGTGGCCCTGGTCCTGGACCGGCTGGTCGACGGCGACCTGCGAGGGATGTTCGACGGTCCCACGACGGCCGGCATCGACCTCGACGCCCCGCTGATCGTCTTCGACCTCTCCCACATCGACCGCAACTCCATCGCCATGCCCATCCTGATGGCGATCGTGGGCGTCTGGCTGGAGCACACCTGGATCAGGCCGGACCGCAAGAAGCGGATCTTCCTGGTCGAGGAGGCCTGGCACATCATCAACTCGCCGTTCGTGGCGCAGCTCTTCCAGCGGCTGCTGAAGTTCGGGCGGCGGCTGGGCCTGTCCTTCGTGGCCGTCGTCCACCACCTCTCCGACGTGGTCGACGGCGCGGCCGCCAAGGAGGCCGCGGCGATCCTCAAGATGGCCTCGACCCGGACCATCTACGCCCAGAAGGCCGACGAGGCCCGCGCCACGGGTCGGGTGCTGGGCCTGCCCCGCTGGGCGGTGGAGATCATTCCGACGCTCACCCCGGGCATCGCGGTCTGGGACGTCAACGGCAACGTCCAGGTCGTCAAACACCTGATCACCGACGCCGAGCGGCCCCTGGTCTACACCGACCGCGCCATGACGGAGGACGGCGACCGCACCCACGAGCTGGCGGCGGAGGCCGCCGCGGCGGAGCGGGCGGCCGCCGCCATGGAGGCGCACGCCGCGTACGAGGGCAGCTACGGCACCTACGGCTCCACCGAGCCGACGGTGGCCTGA
- a CDS encoding phosphatase PAP2 family protein yields the protein MLPVRSVEPAQAVTEAASGPNPDVGLLYDINGIAKDAPHWADRVVEFVGEYGIVLGLAVLMLCAWWSVRKSEDAPSAVAALCWAPVAAGLALLINIPIRGFVRRPRPFLEHQGLEVLVKGKTDFSFVSDHATLTMALGVGLFVANRKFGLVGIGLAMLEGFCRVYMGVHYPTDVVGGLALGTAVTLLLAPLAMMLLTPLMRRAAVSRWGGWLVGPGAPVPVAVPATGSSAGEAGADPALPGALRRDSDLAA from the coding sequence ATGCTTCCCGTGCGGTCCGTGGAGCCCGCGCAAGCCGTCACGGAGGCGGCCTCGGGGCCGAACCCCGATGTGGGACTGCTCTACGACATCAACGGCATCGCCAAGGACGCACCGCACTGGGCGGACCGGGTCGTGGAGTTCGTCGGCGAGTACGGGATCGTCCTCGGCCTCGCCGTGCTCATGCTCTGCGCGTGGTGGAGCGTTCGCAAGAGCGAAGACGCACCGTCCGCCGTGGCAGCCCTCTGCTGGGCCCCGGTCGCCGCGGGCCTCGCACTCCTGATCAACATCCCGATCCGTGGCTTCGTCCGGCGGCCCCGGCCGTTCCTGGAGCACCAGGGGCTGGAAGTCCTCGTCAAGGGCAAGACCGACTTCTCCTTCGTGAGCGACCACGCGACGTTGACGATGGCGTTGGGCGTCGGCCTGTTCGTGGCGAACCGGAAGTTCGGGCTCGTCGGCATCGGGCTGGCGATGCTTGAGGGGTTCTGCCGGGTGTACATGGGCGTGCACTACCCCACCGACGTCGTCGGCGGCCTCGCCCTGGGCACGGCGGTGACGCTCCTGCTGGCGCCCCTGGCGATGATGCTGCTCACCCCGCTGATGCGCAGGGCCGCGGTGTCGCGCTGGGGCGGTTGGCTCGTGGGGCCGGGCGCCCCGGTGCCGGTGGCCGTGCCGGCCACGGGTTCCTCCGCGGGCGAGGCCGGTGCGGACCCGGCGCTGCCGGGGGCGCTGCGGCGCGACAGCGACCTGGCCGCGTAG
- a CDS encoding NlpC/P60 family protein, whose translation MRKLWLGVGVGIVLCLGFVGLLVVGVYVAAGNLAGAGGKGTVGLAKGAVPDQYQALVTKWGNLCPALNPAVLAAQLYTESNWDPTALSPASAQGIAQFIPATWATEGIDGNGDGKRDVWDPADAIPSAASYDCQLSRDVKGVTGDITDNMLAAYNAGPYSVIQARGIPPYSETQGYVKSIRSLEKSFARPLTRVAPSQQAAGAIYFAQDKLGTPYLWGGEGGKEDNGRFDCSGLTQAAYRSVGIELPRVANDQWNAGPHPGRNELLPGDLVFFAHDLKDPRSIHHVGLYVGGGYMIHAPRTGAVIRFEKIDSQPDYIGATRVTANGAKALPRPVKANAV comes from the coding sequence GTGCGGAAGCTCTGGCTGGGCGTGGGTGTCGGCATCGTGTTGTGCCTGGGTTTCGTCGGGCTGCTCGTCGTCGGTGTGTACGTGGCCGCCGGAAACCTCGCAGGGGCGGGGGGCAAGGGCACGGTCGGGCTGGCCAAGGGGGCGGTGCCCGACCAGTACCAGGCGCTCGTCACCAAGTGGGGCAATCTCTGCCCCGCCCTCAACCCCGCGGTCCTTGCCGCGCAGCTCTACACCGAGAGCAACTGGGACCCGACGGCGCTGAGCCCGGCGTCGGCGCAAGGCATAGCGCAATTCATCCCTGCGACCTGGGCCACTGAGGGCATCGACGGGAACGGCGACGGCAAGCGGGACGTGTGGGATCCTGCGGACGCCATCCCGTCCGCCGCCTCGTACGACTGCCAGCTCTCTCGCGACGTCAAGGGCGTGACAGGCGACATCACGGACAACATGCTCGCCGCGTACAACGCCGGTCCGTACAGCGTCATTCAGGCGCGTGGCATCCCGCCCTACAGCGAAACCCAGGGCTACGTGAAGTCCATCCGCAGCCTGGAGAAGAGCTTCGCCCGCCCCCTCACCCGTGTCGCGCCCTCGCAGCAGGCGGCCGGGGCCATCTACTTCGCGCAGGACAAGCTCGGCACCCCCTATCTGTGGGGTGGCGAGGGCGGCAAGGAGGACAACGGGCGCTTCGACTGCTCGGGGCTGACCCAGGCCGCGTACCGTTCCGTCGGCATCGAGCTGCCCCGCGTGGCGAACGACCAGTGGAACGCCGGCCCGCATCCCGGCCGGAACGAACTGCTGCCCGGGGATCTGGTGTTCTTCGCCCACGACCTGAAGGATCCGCGCAGCATCCACCACGTGGGGCTGTACGTGGGCGGCGGGTACATGATCCACGCCCCGCGGACGGGCGCCGTGATCCGGTTCGAGAAGATCGACTCGCAGCCGGACTACATCGGTGCCACGCGTGTGACGGCGAACGGCGCGAAAGCGCTCCCCCGGCCCGTCAAGGCGAACGCCGTATGA
- a CDS encoding serine/threonine protein kinase produces the protein MEALLPQDPVLIGQHTVLARLGAGGMGQVYLGRSPGGRQLAIKVIREDFAGSPEALARFRREVETVRAVRSAYTANLIDASLDSTPYWLATEYVPGPTLVQAIAERGPLPADTCLRLFAALAEALAHVHAYDVLHRDLKPHNVILSTVGPKLIDFGIARGVGQTALTQAGTAPGTPGYTAPETITRNEAGPAADVFALGATMAAAATGRPPYGEGSMESVTYRVVHGEVDVAGLEPRLAELIKACVAGDPARRPAPADVIARCAVTSSLVDDPVYQALTGVGGPPAVPPPAAAPAPGYVPTLMPGTPTAPPAAGRPRTKLWLALGAASVALGVIAALTIQALGDDEDGKNVGAKQPGTPASSASAGASAPVAGAGPVHAPDYIEDTDLNREFWAPDKDDRFGGGGSCGLPAEERGGAQFQFSISDPADSTAREMSGKAEIQFRFKYGDEKILGKPPYYVSVAVKPPHDINRETGKPYPNLMQPNLSAGYTSKPVDVFPKDGWGSDFVKLTYPDDFRSYVDGKVYSPAIPIGNDPGNWTVIFYHVKGPKEYRSVSCDGFVGK, from the coding sequence GTGGAAGCTCTACTCCCTCAGGACCCCGTACTCATCGGACAGCACACCGTCCTCGCCCGGCTGGGAGCCGGTGGCATGGGGCAGGTGTATCTGGGGCGGTCCCCCGGCGGCCGGCAGTTGGCCATCAAGGTGATCAGGGAGGACTTCGCGGGGTCCCCGGAGGCGCTGGCGCGCTTCCGGCGGGAGGTGGAGACCGTACGGGCCGTCCGCAGCGCGTACACCGCCAACCTCATCGACGCCTCGCTCGACTCCACCCCGTACTGGCTCGCGACCGAGTACGTCCCCGGGCCGACGCTGGTGCAGGCGATAGCCGAGCGGGGGCCGCTTCCCGCCGACACCTGCTTGCGGCTCTTCGCCGCGCTCGCCGAGGCGCTCGCCCACGTGCACGCGTACGACGTGCTGCACCGCGACCTGAAGCCGCACAACGTCATCCTCTCCACCGTCGGCCCCAAGCTGATCGACTTCGGCATCGCGCGCGGCGTCGGGCAGACCGCGCTGACCCAGGCCGGCACGGCACCGGGCACGCCCGGCTACACCGCCCCCGAGACCATCACCCGCAACGAGGCCGGCCCGGCCGCCGACGTCTTCGCCCTGGGGGCCACGATGGCGGCCGCCGCGACCGGCCGGCCGCCCTACGGCGAGGGCTCGATGGAGTCCGTCACCTACCGCGTGGTGCACGGCGAGGTCGACGTGGCGGGGCTGGAGCCCCGGCTCGCCGAACTGATCAAGGCGTGCGTGGCGGGCGACCCGGCCCGGCGTCCGGCGCCCGCCGACGTCATCGCCCGGTGCGCGGTGACCTCCTCGCTGGTCGACGACCCGGTCTACCAGGCGCTGACCGGCGTCGGCGGCCCGCCGGCCGTACCGCCGCCGGCCGCCGCGCCCGCGCCGGGGTACGTACCGACGCTGATGCCCGGCACGCCCACCGCCCCGCCCGCGGCAGGCCGGCCGCGCACGAAGCTCTGGCTCGCCCTCGGCGCGGCGTCCGTGGCGCTGGGCGTCATCGCGGCACTGACGATTCAGGCGCTCGGCGACGACGAGGACGGGAAGAACGTGGGCGCGAAGCAGCCGGGGACCCCAGCGTCGTCCGCTTCGGCGGGTGCCTCGGCCCCCGTTGCGGGGGCCGGGCCGGTGCACGCACCGGACTACATCGAGGACACGGACCTGAACCGTGAATTCTGGGCGCCGGACAAGGACGACAGGTTCGGAGGCGGTGGATCGTGCGGGCTGCCGGCCGAAGAGCGAGGAGGTGCGCAGTTCCAGTTCTCGATCTCAGACCCGGCTGATTCGACTGCCCGGGAAATGTCGGGCAAGGCCGAGATCCAGTTCCGCTTCAAGTACGGCGATGAGAAGATCCTGGGCAAGCCGCCGTACTACGTCTCGGTCGCCGTCAAGCCACCCCACGACATCAACCGGGAAACCGGCAAGCCGTACCCGAACCTGATGCAGCCCAACCTCAGCGCGGGCTACACGAGCAAGCCGGTCGACGTCTTTCCCAAGGACGGGTGGGGATCCGACTTCGTCAAGCTGACGTACCCCGACGACTTCAGGTCGTACGTCGACGGCAAGGTCTACTCCCCGGCCATCCCCATCGGGAACGATCCTGGAAACTGGACTGTGATCTTCTACCACGTCAAGGGGCCGAAGGAGTACCGCAGCGTCTCTTGCGACGGGTTCGTCGGCAAGTAG
- a CDS encoding DUF397 domain-containing protein, producing MAELDWIKAAEEGDTEYFEVAFGDDGNVHIRLNTDPENVVVTTDAKWEAFVLGVKAGEFDHFVEGID from the coding sequence ATGGCCGAACTCGACTGGATCAAGGCCGCGGAGGAAGGGGACACCGAGTATTTCGAGGTCGCCTTCGGGGACGACGGCAACGTCCACATCCGCCTGAACACCGACCCCGAGAACGTCGTCGTCACCACCGACGCCAAGTGGGAGGCGTTCGTCCTCGGCGTGAAGGCCGGCGAATTCGACCACTTCGTCGAGGGGATCGACTGA
- a CDS encoding inorganic phosphate transporter, whose protein sequence is MDTFALVVTIVVALGFTYTNGFHDSANAIATSVSTRALTPRAALAMAAVMNLAGAFLGSGVAKTVSKGLIETPVGDKGMGILFAALIGAIVWNMVTWYFGLPSSSSHALFGGMVGAALAGGTTVIWSGVVEKVVIPMFLSPFVGLIIGYLVMVAIMWMFRRANPHKAKRGFRIAQTVSAAGMALGHGLQDAQKTMGIVVMALVIGDVQGKDEAIPLWVKLACAITLSLGTYAGGWRIMRTLGRRIIELDPPQGFAAETTAASVMYTASFMFHAPISTTHVITSAIMGVGSTKGTRAVRWGVAKNIVMGWFITMPAAALVAAFSYWLVNLAFG, encoded by the coding sequence GTGGACACCTTTGCGCTTGTCGTGACCATCGTGGTCGCGCTCGGATTCACCTATACGAACGGCTTCCACGACTCCGCGAACGCCATCGCGACCTCGGTCTCCACGCGGGCGCTGACCCCGCGCGCGGCCCTCGCGATGGCGGCCGTGATGAACCTCGCCGGTGCCTTCCTGGGCAGCGGGGTCGCCAAGACCGTCAGCAAGGGCCTGATCGAGACGCCGGTGGGCGACAAGGGGATGGGCATCCTCTTCGCCGCCCTGATCGGCGCCATCGTCTGGAACATGGTCACCTGGTACTTCGGCCTGCCGTCGTCCTCCTCGCACGCCCTCTTCGGTGGCATGGTGGGCGCGGCGCTCGCGGGCGGGACGACCGTCATCTGGTCGGGCGTGGTCGAGAAGGTCGTCATCCCGATGTTCCTCTCGCCGTTCGTCGGCCTGATCATCGGCTATCTGGTGATGGTCGCGATCATGTGGATGTTCCGCAGGGCCAACCCGCACAAGGCCAAGCGCGGCTTCCGCATCGCGCAGACCGTCTCGGCCGCCGGCATGGCGCTCGGCCACGGTCTGCAGGACGCGCAGAAGACCATGGGCATCGTGGTGATGGCCCTGGTGATCGGTGACGTGCAGGGCAAGGACGAGGCGATCCCGCTGTGGGTCAAGCTCGCCTGTGCGATCACGCTCTCGCTCGGTACGTACGCCGGTGGCTGGCGGATCATGCGGACCCTCGGCCGCCGCATCATCGAGCTGGACCCCCCGCAGGGCTTCGCCGCCGAGACCACGGCCGCGTCGGTCATGTACACCGCGTCGTTCATGTTCCACGCGCCGATCTCGACGACGCACGTCATCACCTCCGCGATCATGGGTGTGGGCTCCACGAAGGGCACGCGCGCGGTCCGGTGGGGCGTCGCCAAGAACATCGTGATGGGCTGGTTCATCACCATGCCGGCCGCGGCGCTGGTCGCCGCGTTCAGCTACTGGCTGGTCAACCTGGCGTTCGGGTGA
- a CDS encoding metal-sensitive transcriptional regulator: MTTTDGTVTSTTDPATASACDAHSAPGPHGYSKQKDQHLKRLRRIEGQIRGLQRMVDEDVYCIDILTQVSASTKALQSFALQLLQEHLRHCVADAALKGGEEIDAKVAEASAAIARLLRT, translated from the coding sequence ATGACGACCACGGATGGCACCGTGACCAGCACCACTGACCCGGCCACCGCGTCCGCCTGCGACGCCCATTCCGCCCCGGGCCCGCACGGTTACAGCAAGCAGAAGGACCAGCACCTCAAGCGACTGCGCCGCATCGAGGGGCAGATCCGCGGACTCCAGCGGATGGTCGACGAGGACGTCTACTGCATCGACATACTCACCCAGGTCTCGGCGAGCACGAAGGCCCTGCAGTCCTTCGCCCTCCAACTGCTCCAGGAACATCTTCGGCACTGCGTGGCGGACGCCGCCCTCAAGGGCGGGGAGGAGATCGACGCGAAGGTGGCGGAGGCCAGCGCGGCCATCGCCCGCCTGCTGCGCACGTGA